A region from the Lentisphaera profundi genome encodes:
- the moaC gene encoding cyclic pyranopterin monophosphate synthase MoaC gives MSEFSHVDQEGKVNMVDVGDKSIQKRVAIASGKISLNDETLSKIQDNSMKKGDVLTTARIAGIQAAKQCSSLIPLCHTLLLNKVSVDTEVVEDGVRVEALARCNGQTGVEMEALTAVSVALLTIYDMCKAVDKNMVMTDITLNSKTKEDLS, from the coding sequence ATGTCTGAATTCTCTCACGTCGATCAAGAAGGCAAAGTCAACATGGTTGATGTTGGCGACAAAAGCATCCAAAAACGCGTCGCTATTGCCAGTGGAAAAATCAGCTTAAACGACGAGACCTTAAGCAAAATCCAAGATAACTCAATGAAAAAGGGCGATGTCTTAACCACTGCAAGAATTGCGGGCATCCAAGCTGCTAAGCAATGCTCCAGCCTGATCCCCCTCTGCCACACGCTATTGCTCAACAAAGTATCTGTAGACACCGAAGTCGTCGAAGATGGCGTCAGAGTAGAAGCTCTCGCACGTTGCAATGGTCAAACAGGCGTTGAAATGGAAGCACTTACTGCAGTCTCGGTAGCACTACTCACGATCTATGACATGTGTAAAGCAGTGGATAAAAATATGGTGATGACTGATATCACTCTCAATTCAAAAACTAAAGAAGACCTGAGCTAA
- a CDS encoding serine/threonine protein kinase, translating to MRIKKKSYNKAAPIEKAVGLFMPFHCDSCLHKLRVSQENYGYGMVCPYCKAGVICPAPSFHAGEQIGPYLIDGWLAKGAMGEVYYGHAIKSERVVALKILNTDVDSKYAFRLFEQEAYIMDHFEHECLPRLASFNQHHNYYYLAMNYVEGEGLDTLLLREGSFDQIYVLDLIIHLADLLDHVWRKFGAIHRDIKPANIMASEDDRIVLIDWGLAHIYNHPIENDTDITFGTPEYICPVIVSGETNPDYRTDIYSMGATCFHLVTGQFPFHSENAEEVIDQVLHGEVPLAHVVNSEVSPEVSKILQRMMQRDYDDRYQNWTDLVEDVEKVKMFISL from the coding sequence ATGCGAATAAAAAAGAAGTCCTACAATAAAGCTGCGCCGATTGAGAAAGCCGTAGGTCTATTTATGCCATTTCATTGTGATTCCTGTCTACATAAATTGCGAGTTTCACAAGAGAATTATGGTTACGGGATGGTTTGTCCCTATTGCAAAGCAGGTGTTATTTGTCCTGCGCCATCTTTTCACGCAGGTGAGCAAATTGGCCCTTATTTAATTGATGGCTGGTTGGCAAAGGGTGCAATGGGAGAAGTTTACTACGGGCACGCAATTAAATCTGAGCGAGTTGTGGCGCTTAAAATTCTCAATACGGATGTGGATAGTAAGTATGCCTTCAGGCTTTTTGAGCAAGAAGCTTACATCATGGACCATTTCGAACATGAATGTCTACCGCGCTTAGCAAGCTTCAATCAGCATCATAATTATTATTACTTAGCCATGAATTATGTCGAAGGCGAGGGTTTGGATACACTTCTGCTTCGAGAGGGATCTTTTGATCAGATTTACGTACTTGATCTCATTATTCATCTCGCAGATTTATTGGATCATGTGTGGAGAAAGTTTGGAGCGATTCATCGGGATATAAAGCCAGCTAATATAATGGCAAGTGAAGATGATAGAATTGTTTTAATTGATTGGGGACTTGCTCACATTTACAATCATCCAATAGAAAATGATACTGATATTACTTTTGGAACGCCAGAGTATATTTGTCCAGTCATTGTCAGTGGAGAAACTAACCCTGATTATAGAACCGATATTTATTCAATGGGTGCAACCTGTTTTCATTTGGTGACGGGACAATTTCCTTTTCATAGTGAAAATGCTGAAGAAGTGATTGACCAAGTACTTCATGGAGAAGTCCCCTTAGCTCATGTTGTTAATTCTGAGGTGAGTCCTGAGGTGTCAAAAATTCTACAGAGAATGATGCAACGCGATTACGATGATCGTTATCAGAACTGGACAGACTTAGTTGAAGATGTGGAAAAAGTTAAAATGTTTATTTCTCTATAA
- a CDS encoding MoaD/ThiS family protein yields the protein MNCYHLQYFSLLGDFTKKSSEALNSEAQSPEELYAEIEQIYSFSYDKDKFRVAINDEFSDWNTALNDGDRIVFIPPVAGG from the coding sequence ATGAACTGCTATCATCTTCAATACTTCAGTTTGCTCGGCGACTTCACAAAAAAAAGTTCCGAAGCCCTTAATTCTGAAGCTCAAAGCCCAGAGGAACTCTATGCTGAAATAGAGCAGATCTATTCATTTTCTTATGATAAGGATAAGTTCCGTGTCGCTATTAATGATGAATTTAGTGACTGGAATACAGCACTCAATGATGGTGACAGAATTGTTTTCATCCCACCAGTAGCAGGAGGTTAA
- a CDS encoding molybdenum cofactor biosynthesis protein MoaE: MQNFHISAQAIEDIDIVAKVATPQSGGYVIFDGRVRDHNENRDVTHLEYQAYEALAVKEGERIIKEAGERYNIHKVFCIHRTGDLKIGESAVRLIVSAKHRGTAFEACEFIIDELKTRVPIWKNEHYTDGSSGWVECHECSKHAHHEEH; the protein is encoded by the coding sequence ATGCAAAACTTCCATATCTCTGCACAGGCCATCGAAGATATTGATATCGTTGCAAAAGTCGCCACTCCCCAATCAGGTGGCTATGTCATTTTTGATGGCCGTGTACGTGACCACAATGAGAATCGCGATGTGACTCACCTCGAGTACCAAGCCTATGAAGCCCTGGCGGTTAAAGAAGGTGAGCGCATCATCAAAGAAGCCGGCGAACGCTACAACATCCACAAAGTTTTTTGCATTCACCGCACGGGTGATCTAAAGATTGGTGAATCTGCAGTCCGACTCATTGTAAGTGCCAAACATCGCGGCACCGCTTTTGAAGCCTGCGAATTCATTATTGACGAGCTTAAAACCCGCGTCCCAATCTGGAAAAATGAACATTACACTGACGGCTCTAGTGGCTGGGTTGAATGCCATGAATGTTCAAAACACGCACACCACGAGGAGCACTAA
- a CDS encoding AAA family ATPase, whose translation MDNRDSETQDEIAAASAFIKPLKNEIAKVISGQEDLVDRLIIGLICSGHLLVEGVPGLAKTLTINTLAQAIKADSSRLQFTPDLLPADIVGTSIYDPREHSFSVKKGPIFANLVLADEINRAPAKVQSALLEAMQEKQVTIGSESFKLPETFMVMATQNPLDQEGTYPLPEAQMDRFMMKVLVDYPDRKNELNILRNMARPKVDVKAEAICSTEDILRARNLLDKVFIDESLQEYIVDIIMATRPGMTAQLSSRQQHANLKSLPDLISCGASPRATLSLTLAAKTRAFCQGRNYILPEDILALAPDVLRHRIIPSYEAEAEGLTSDRLIQLILSELKAP comes from the coding sequence ATGGATAATCGAGACTCAGAAACACAAGATGAGATTGCTGCCGCCTCAGCTTTCATAAAGCCTTTAAAAAATGAAATTGCCAAAGTCATTTCAGGGCAGGAAGATTTAGTCGATCGACTAATAATTGGACTTATCTGTTCAGGTCATCTTCTCGTCGAAGGTGTACCAGGCTTAGCAAAAACCCTTACAATCAATACTCTAGCCCAAGCGATCAAAGCCGACTCAAGTCGCCTACAGTTTACACCCGATTTACTGCCCGCAGATATTGTAGGCACTTCAATTTACGACCCGCGCGAACATAGTTTCTCCGTCAAAAAGGGCCCTATCTTTGCCAACTTAGTCTTGGCTGATGAAATCAACCGTGCCCCTGCGAAAGTTCAGTCCGCGCTACTTGAAGCGATGCAGGAAAAGCAGGTCACCATTGGTAGTGAAAGTTTTAAACTCCCCGAAACATTCATGGTCATGGCCACCCAGAATCCACTCGATCAGGAAGGAACCTATCCATTGCCTGAAGCGCAAATGGATCGCTTCATGATGAAAGTATTAGTTGACTACCCCGATCGTAAAAACGAGCTTAATATCCTAAGAAATATGGCTCGCCCAAAAGTTGATGTGAAAGCTGAGGCTATTTGTAGCACCGAAGATATCTTACGCGCCCGGAATTTACTGGATAAAGTTTTCATTGATGAGAGCCTACAGGAATACATCGTCGATATCATCATGGCCACACGCCCAGGCATGACCGCGCAACTCTCCTCACGTCAACAACATGCTAATTTAAAGTCACTTCCCGATCTTATTTCTTGCGGGGCATCTCCACGTGCGACTCTGAGCCTTACACTTGCAGCAAAAACTCGCGCTTTTTGCCAAGGACGCAATTACATCCTGCCTGAAGATATACTTGCCTTAGCTCCCGACGTTTTACGCCATCGCATCATCCCTTCCTATGAAGCTGAAGCAGAGGGCCTAACGAGTGACCGCCTCATCCAACTTATCCTCAGTGAACTTAAAGCACCCTAA
- a CDS encoding molybdopterin-guanine dinucleotide biosynthesis protein MobB gives MSKNHHRGGLPWLFNPFEIKFSAYSGSGKTTLICRLINEMHEDFDIAYAKSDAHRFEMDKPRKDTHQAQLAGAQAVVINNLEARAKLEKRPANEIWRSLNLLEYDIVFVEGYKNHTQSPRILLVNEKMLEEIADRDLENVIAFVGPAQDRPQELPEAIPYLHRDNIPAIKKLILATWEARIPKTKGLVLVGGKSRRMGEDKASMKFSTQSMARQAYDLLKEKCDEVYLSVRDLHQEVPADCQGLPLITDKFIDLGPTGGILSAFKNDSTSAWLVMGCDLPLVNSEALAKLCDGRNAQRYATCFKSQYDGMPEPLFAIYEPKAQNRFYQFLATNRQCPRKVLLNSSIALIEQGDYNYLDNANTPEDALRIKEELIQG, from the coding sequence ATGAGCAAAAATCATCATCGCGGTGGCCTACCATGGCTATTCAATCCCTTTGAAATCAAATTCAGTGCCTATTCTGGCTCTGGAAAAACAACATTAATCTGCCGTTTAATCAACGAAATGCACGAGGATTTTGATATTGCCTATGCAAAGTCTGATGCTCACCGTTTCGAAATGGATAAACCTCGAAAAGATACTCATCAAGCACAACTGGCGGGTGCCCAAGCCGTCGTCATCAATAATCTTGAAGCACGAGCTAAACTAGAAAAACGCCCTGCAAATGAAATCTGGCGTAGCCTCAATCTCTTAGAATATGATATCGTTTTTGTCGAAGGCTATAAAAACCACACACAATCTCCTCGCATCCTCTTGGTTAACGAAAAAATGCTTGAAGAAATTGCCGACAGAGATCTAGAGAACGTCATTGCCTTTGTAGGCCCTGCACAAGATCGACCACAAGAACTACCCGAAGCCATCCCCTACTTACATAGAGATAATATCCCCGCCATTAAAAAACTTATTTTAGCTACATGGGAAGCAAGAATCCCCAAAACTAAGGGACTTGTACTTGTCGGCGGCAAGAGCCGTCGCATGGGTGAAGATAAAGCTAGCATGAAGTTTTCGACTCAATCCATGGCGCGCCAAGCTTATGATTTACTCAAAGAAAAATGCGATGAAGTTTATTTATCCGTAAGAGACCTGCACCAAGAAGTTCCAGCAGATTGCCAAGGCCTACCATTGATTACTGATAAATTCATTGATTTGGGCCCCACTGGCGGAATCTTATCCGCCTTCAAAAATGACTCCACAAGCGCCTGGCTTGTGATGGGCTGTGACTTACCCTTAGTCAACAGCGAAGCCCTCGCTAAACTTTGCGATGGTCGCAATGCCCAACGCTATGCAACTTGCTTTAAATCTCAGTACGATGGCATGCCCGAACCTTTATTTGCGATCTATGAACCCAAGGCACAGAATCGTTTTTATCAATTTTTAGCAACCAATCGCCAGTGCCCACGCAAAGTTTTATTGAACTCTTCGATAGCACTTATTGAGCAAGGGGACTATAATTACTTAGATAATGCTAATACCCCGGAAGATGCTTTACGCATCAAAGAAGAATTAATCCAAGGCTAA